The genomic DNA AAGGAGAGATTTTAGATTTAGAAATAGATATTAAGAGGTTTAATAAAAAAATTAAATAGATTTTTTATAACTAACAAACATATTTATCCAGATTATTCTAGATAAGCGCAGATTTAAGGGTGTTAAAACAAGTAAAGCAATAATTATTGCGGCAAAAGATTGCAATAGCGTTAGTGAGAAAAGTAGCGTAGCAATTAAGAAAGTAGCAATAGAAATAGCAACTGTAAGTCCGTAATTTACATACATAGCACCAAAAAAGAAAGAAGGTTCCATCATATATCTTAAATCACATTTTGGGCAATTATCATGTAATTGTGTAATTTTCGATGGATTAAGTGTGAATTTATATTTAAAAAAATCACCTTCATGACATCGAGGGCACTTACTGTTTGTAACACTGTATATTTTTGTACCTTTTTTAAACATAATAACTCTATTTTTTTAAGTAGCTTTGCGCCTTACAAATTTACAATAATTTCATGTTAAACGTACATAATTTAACGGTTTCCTTTATGGGAACTGAATTGTTTTCTGGCATCACTTTTAAATTGAACAAAGGAGATAGAATTGGACTGATTGGAAAAAATGGAGCAGGAAAATCGACTTTATTAAAAGTGCTTTCTAGAGACATCGAAAGTAGTGGCGGAACCATGGCTTTTGATAAAGATGTGCAAATGGGATTCTTAAGACAAGATATCGATTTTGTTGAAGGAAGAACTATTCTAGAAGAAGCATACCAAGCTTTCGAAGAAATTAAAGAAATAGAACTTCAGTTAGATGAAATTAATGAACAATTAGCAACTAGAACAGACTATGAAAGTGAAGAATACAGTCAGCTAATTATCGATCTAACAGAAAAAACCGAACGTTATGAACTCTTAGGAGGTTATAATTACCAAGGAGATACAGAAAAGATTTTACAAGGTTTAGGTTTTCAAAGAGAAGATTTCGACAAACTAACAGATACTTTTTCTGGAGGTTGGAGAATGCGTATTGAGTTGGCAAAATTATTACTTCAGAATAATGATATCCTATTATTAGATGAGCCAACCAATCACTTAGATATCGAATCTATTATTTGGTTAGAAAACTTCTTAAAAGGCTATTCTGGTGCCATTGTCTTAGTTTCGCATGATAAAATGTTTTTAGATAACGTAACCAACAGAACTATAGAAATTTCTTTAGGGCAAATCTACGATTATAAAAAACCGTATTCAGAATTCTTACTATTAAGAGGAGAAATTAAAGAAAAGCAATTACAAGCTCAGAAGAACCAAGAGAAAGAGATAAAACAAAAACAGCACTTAATAAACAAGTTTAAGGCAAAAGCGAGTAAAGCTTCTATGGCGCAATCTTTAATGAAGCAACTAGATAAAGTTGAGTTAATTGAGGTAGACCAAGATGATAACCAAGCCATGAATGTTCGTTTTAACATTTCTAAAGAACCTGGTAAAATTATTGTTGAAGCTGAAAACCTAAGCAAAAGTTACGGCGATAAACACGTTTTAGAAGGTGTAGATTTATTAATTGAAAGAAATAGTAAAATTGCTTTTGTTGGTCAAAACGGACAAGGAAAATCTACTTTAGCAAAAATGATGGTTGGTGAAATTCCTTTTGAAGGACATTTAAAACTAGGTCATAATGTAGAGGTTGGGTATTTTGCTCAAAATCAATCTGAACATCTACCGCCAGAAAAAACGGTGTTACAAATTATGGAAGATGCAGCCTCAGATTCTAACAGAGCAAGAGTTAGAGATATGTTAGGTTCATTCTTATTTGGTGGAGACGCAGCAGATAAAAAAGCAAAAGTACTTTCTGGAGGAGAAAGAAATAGATTGGCGTTGTGTAAATTATTATTATCACCTTTTAACGTGTTAATAATGGATGAGCCAACAAATCACTTAGATATTGCATCTAAAAATGTATTAAAAGAAGCGTTGCATAATTTTAATGGAACCTTAATTTTGGTTTCTCACGATAGAGATTTTCTACAAGGATTAACATCTACTGTTTACGGTTTTAAAGACAAAGAGATTAAAGAGTATTTAGGAGATATCGATTATTTCTTAGACCAACACAAGATCGAAAATCTTAGAGAAGCAGAAAAAAGAACGGTTGTAAAAGCGACCAAAGATACTTCTAAAAAAGAATCAGAACAACTATCTAGAGAGCAAGAAAAGCAACTTAAAAAGCTAAAGAATAAGCTTTCTAATGTAGAAACCGAAATAGCAGACTTAGAAAAGGAAATTGAAAAGGTAGATTTAGAATTGGCAAAGAACTACGATGAAGTTTCTAATAGACCAAATTTCTTTGAAAAATACAAAGCTAAAAAAGCAAAATTAGACGTTGTAATGGAAAAATGGGAAAAAATTGAAGCAGAAGTTTCTAATTTTTCATAACTTTCTATAATTTCTAGTCCCGAAACTTCGGGAGCAAAAAACTTAAAATAATTAAATTATAAATTCCTGTTTTTACAGGAATAATAAACGATGGACTTTAACTCAATAAAAGAAACTGAAAATCAACAAGTTTTTCTACCTATTTTGGAAGAAAAAAAGGTAAAACTTTTTATAAAAAGAGAAGATTTAATTCACCCTTTTGTTTCTGGTAATAAATTTAGAAAATTAAAATACAATTTACAAGAAGCAACAAAGCTTAAGAAAAAATCGATACTTACTTTTGGTGGCGCTTATTCGAATCATATTTTAGCAACCGCAGTGGCTGGTAAATTAGCAGGTCTTAAAACTTTTGGTATTATTAGAGGAGATGAATTAGGTAAGAATATTGCAGAAACAATAGAAGGCAACCCAACTTTAAGAGAAGCTCAAAACCATGGAATGAAGTTTCATTTTGTTACGAGAGAAGAATACCGCCAAAAAACTTCGTTTGGTTTTATTGAAAAGATGAAGAATAAATGGGGAGATTTTTATTTAATTCCAGAAGGTGGAACAAATTTCTTAGCTGTAGACGGTTGTCAAGAAATTTTAACAAAAGAAGATGCTGAATTTAATTATATTTGCGCAGCTGTTGGAACTGGAGGAACGCTTGCTGGTTTAATAAAATCACTAAAAAGGCGTCAAAAAGTCTTAGGATTTCCTGCTTTAAAAGGAAATTTTTTATCTGAAGAGATTAAAAAGTATACGATTAAAAATGATAGTTGGAAATTACAAAAAGGATATCATTTTGGCGGTTATGCAAAATCTAACCCAGAGTTGATTGATTTTATTAATAATTTTAAACAAGAAACAGGTATTTTGCTAGACCCTATTTATACGGGTAAAATGGTCTTCGGAATTATAGATTTAATCAAAAAAGATACTTTTGAAGAAGGAACCAAAATTTTAGCAATTCATACAGGAGGAATTCAAGGAATAGCAGGGTTTAACCAAGAGCTAATTAAGAAAAATGAACAAACTATAAATGTAGAATGAAGTTAAAAATTGTTTTTAGTTGTTTGTTTTTATTAGTTTTATCTAGTTGTGGCTCTAAAAAGAAAGTCATTAACAAGAAAAACCCTGGCGTTGTAATTGTAGAACCAGCACCGTTTAATTTGCCTTCTGTAAATGAGGTTGAATTAACAAAAAAACTTGCTAAAAATAATTCTAGACTAAATAAAGAAACACTTGCTTATATTAGAAAATATGCACCAATTGCAGTAAAAGAAATGCACGAATATAAAATTCCTGCAAGCATTACCTTAGCGCAAGGAATTTTAGAATCTGGCAAAGGAAAAAGTGAGTTGGCATTAAAATCTAACAATCATTTCGGAATAAAGTGCCACAGACAATGGACAGGCGAACGTGTATATCATGATGACGATGAAAGAGGTGAGTGTTTTAGGAAGTACGTGTATCCAGAAACATCTTATAATGATCATTCGTTATTTTTAACACAAAGAAAGCGCTATGCTTTTTTGTTTGATTATAATATTAGAAACTACAAAAAATGGGCTTATGGTTTAAGAAAAGCAGGTTATGCAACAGATAGAAAATATCCTGCAAAGCTTTTAAGAATCATTAAAGATTATCAACTTTATGAGTTTGATAAAGTTAAAAAAGTAAGGTACACCGAAGAAGTTAAAGAATTAAATGATGGTGAAACTTTTGAAAAACCTGTTGTAATAGAAAAAGTAGAAGGCAATTTCTACGAAGTGCAAAAAGGAGATACTTTATACTCGATTTCTAGAATGTTTAAAATTTCTGTAGCTAATTTAAAAGCTATTAATAATTTGAACGACAATATAATTTCTGTTGGTCAGAAATTATTGGTTAAGAAATAACAATAACAACAAGACCTCATTTAAGTGCATTTTATTTTTAATTTAAATAATTCTAAACCAATAGCAGTATGGCAGTAATAAAACCAGTAAACGGAAAACACCCACAGATACCAGAAGATTGTTATGTTGCCGAAAACGCTACAATTGTTGGTGATGTTTCTCTAGGAAAAGAATGTTCAATTTGGTTTAATGCCGTAATTCGTGGAGACGTACATTACATTAAAATTGGAAATAAAGTTAATATCCAAGATGGCGCAGTAATTCATGCAACATATCTAAAATCTCCTACAATTATTGGTAATAATGTTTCCATTGGGCACAATGCAATTGTACATGGTTGTACCATTAAAGACAATGTTTTAGTGGGTATGGGAAGTATTATTATGGACGATTGTATCATAGAATCGAATTCTATTATTGCAGCAGGTGCAGTTATTACCAAGAATACACACGTAGAAAGTGGTAGTATTTATGCAGGTGTTCCAGCTAAAAAAGTAAAAGATATTTCACAAGAATTAATTTCAGGTGAAATTAATAGAATTGCAGACAATTATGTAAAATATTCAGGTTGGTTTAAAGAATAGAGGTTTGTTATTTTGGGCGTTACTTTACACTTCATTCTTCAGCATAAAGTCGGGCTTTCACTACTCGCTTTTTTTGTAAAAACAAAAAAGAGCTCAAACAAACCGTTCAATCCCTAACGCGAATACAAATTTGTTATATAATCAAAAACCCGATTTCAATTTAGAAATCGGGTTTTATGAACTAACTAACCAAACTATTTATCAGCTCTTTTTTTATTTCTTTTGCTGTTATTTTTACTTTTCTTTTTCATCATCTGCTTATCTTTTGCTGCTCTTTTTTTATGCATTTTTTCAAACTTCTCAAATTGCTCTTTATTTAAGATGTCTTTCATGCTGTTTTTCATAGCAATTCGATTGTCTAGCATTTTACTTTTCATTGCATAAATTTCATCTGAAGATGGTCTTTTGTCATTTTTTCTAGCTTCTTTCCTCTTTTCCATCAAAGCTTTTTTTTCTACTACTTTCGATGTAATAATAGGTTTCATTTGGTTTTGTTGCCTTTCGGACAAATCCAAGGCTAAAGTCATCCTCTTTACTGTTAAATCTGTTTGTTGTTCAGTAGTGAGTTGTGGTCTTTTATGACCTCTTTTTTTCTGTGCTTGTGTACTAAGAGTAAAAGCCAATACGAATACTAAAATAGTTGCTAATTTTTTCATTTTTATGATTTTTTAAATGTTATTTTTTATACTACTAAGACTTTTAGAAACAACAAAGGTTTAATTGTAAGTAATTAATTAACAATATTTTAAGTATTTTAAAGTGTAAAAAAAGCTCAGATTCAAAGAAGAATCTAAGCCTTGTCAATAAACTAGTTAATCAACCAAAAAAAACTAGTTACTGTAAATTTATTAATGCTTTTATAGAAGTTTAAAAAACTGTTATTTTTGTTAAAGTGTTTTTCATTCTTTATTATTTATACTTCTTTGACTCTTAAAAAAGCAAAAGGTTTAAATTTGCATTTCGATTAACAGCAATTTAACATATTTGTAATGCGTAAATTATTTTGGTTATTATTTTTAGTTTCATTTATAACAAATGCACAAAAGGATTCTATACATGTAGATTTAAGTAGTCCTCATGCTACTTTATACACACATTTATATTTTTTACAATCAGATTCTTATCAACCTAAAAAAGCAGCAAAAACAATTTTAGGTTTACCAGAAAAAGAAGCTGTTAAAAAAGTTATTAGAATTAAAAAAATTCTAGACGGTAAAGGTTTGTTTGTAGATTTCGAGATTGTTCCTAAAGATCCTAATTTTAAAGATACTATTAGGTATTCATCTTATCAAAAGTACACCCCTTTTCCACAAAAAATGCCACAAATATCTGTAGAAAAAGTAGGTGATAATTGGTATTACTCTTCAGAAACGGTAGCAAAAATAGATGTTTTGTATAGTGCTGTTTTCCCCTGGTACGTTCAAAAAATTCAAAATATTATACCAGAATTTGGACATAAAAAAATCTTAGGAATTGAATATTGGCAGCTATTTACTGCTTTTATATTCATTCTAATATCGGTATTGTTATTTTACTTTTTTAAGAGAATTACCTTTTACCTCTTAAATATAATTCAACAGAGAATTACAAAAACTACAGACATCACTTTTAAGAAATCCTTAAAAAAAATAGCAAGACCTATCAGTTTATTATTAGTTATCGGTTTCATAGACAAAGTATTTCCTTCACTTCAATTCAGTTTAGAAACCAATACATGGGTGTTCTTGTTTATGGATATTGCTGCAGTTGTTTTTTGGACCTATGTTTTTTTGAACATTGTACATATTTTAATGAAGTTTTACAGTGTTTTTACCGAGAAAACGCACAACAGGTTAGATGATCAATTATCGCCAATACTACATAATTTCTTTACAGGTTTGGTTATTATTGGTGGTGTTTTAAAGTTAATATCACTTTTTGGTGTAGATACGACCACTATTTTAGCTGGTGCAACTATTGGTGGTTTGGCAGTTGCTTTGGCTTCTCAAGATACCGTGAAAAACTTGATAGGAACGATTATGATTTTTCTAGACAAACCTTTTCACATAGAAGATTGGATAGAAGCTGGAGATTTTGCAGGAACTGTAGAGAAAGTTGGTTTTAGATCTACAACGGTTAGAGCAGCAGATACTTCTGTATATCAAATACCAAATAGCAGGCTGTCGGAAATTGTTATCAATAACAAAGGTTTGCGTTTGTTTAGACGTTACAATACTAATTTAGGTTTGCGTTATGACACGCCACCAGAATTAATTGAGGCTTTTGTAAAAGGAGTAAGAGAGATAATTATTGAGCACCCAGAAACGCGTTCAGATTCTTACAATGTCGAATTTACAGGTTTTGGTGATTCAGCTTTATTAGTGATGGTAAATGTCTATTTTAAAAGTTTGGCTTGGGGAGTCGAGCAATCTTCTAAACACAGGTTGCACATTGCAATTGTGAAGTTAGCGAAAGAATTAGGAGTAGATTTTGCATTTCCTTCTACTACAGTTACTATAGAGAATTTTCCAGAGAAAAAAGGAATGAATCCTAAATATGATATCAATAAAGAACGAATTAGCGCTTCAATTACAAAGGTTTTAGAGGAGTTTAAAAATGAACACCCTAATTCGGAAATGAAGAGAAACGACACTTAATTTTTAAAGGAAGTGAATTAACTATTTTTCGCTTCCTTAAAAATTTCATTTACAGCAATTGCATAATTCTTTGGACTTTGTGCTTTTTTAATTTTTTTGTACGTCTTCTGTGGATTTGCAAAACTCTGAGAAAAGTACTCCCAAAAACCAAGCATTTTCATTTTAATTGGTGTCGGACCTGAAAGCGCTGCATCATATTCTTCATGAATACGATCGTGAAATTCATGAAAAATATCGAATCTATTTTTTGGATATTCGGTGGTATCATTCTTAATCATGCTTGGTAAAAAAGGGTCTGCAATTAAGCCGCGTCCAATCATCCAATGGTCTATGGTAGTAAAACGTTCTTGTAGTTTTTTAAATGCAGCAACAGAAGTAATATCACCATTGTAATACATTTTATGTTTGCTATTGTCTAAACATTTCTGAAACGCTTCTAAATTTGTTCCTCCTTTATACAATTGCTTGCCTATTCTTGCATGAATGGCAATGTTTTTAAGAGGATAGGTATCTAAAATGGGTAAAACAGCTAATATTTCTTCAGGGTTTTCATAGCCCATTCTCATTTTCATAGAAACCAAAATATCAGATTCATTATGCACTTTATGCAGAATACTGTTTATTTTTTCAGCATCACTAATTAATCCAGAACCCATTCCTCGTTTTGTAACCATCGGATACGGGCAACCTAAATTCCAATTCAACTCTTTGTAGCCTAATTCTTGTACGTATTTAGAAACAAATAGAAATTCATCTACATCATTGGTAATTATTTGCGGAATTACTTCTAACTCGGTATTATTCTCTAGTAAAATGTCTTTTTGATACGAGTTCTTAATAACAAGCTTACCATTTAATCTAATATAGGGCGAATAAAAAGTATCTATTCCGCCGAAGAAATGATTAAATGCATTTCGAAATTTATAATCTGTAAAACCTTGTAAAGGAGATGATAGTAATGTGTTACTCATAAAAAATATTATGCTGCAAAGATAGGATACTTTTTAAAGCATTTGATACATATGCTGATGCAAATAAATCTAAATAGCGTGCAGTTTATATTCTAATAGTACAACTGTAATTCATATTAAAAATTACAGTTGTACAACACTTTATTATCCGTAAAATTAGATTAACTCTTCTTTTTAGTAGTTACAATGATGACGCCGTTAGTTGCGTTGTACTTTATCATTGCTTGCTTATCTTTAATAATATTGATACTTTCGATATAACGTGGAGATAGTTTTTCTAAAACCTTTTTGTCAGACACTTTTCCATCGATAATAATCATGGGATTCTCCTTAATTCCGCTAATCTTAGAAGTAGCCGGCTCTTTTTTCTTCTTCGTTTTAATTAAGATGACACCATTCGGAGCATTGTATTCTTTTATTGCAAGTTTATCTTTAAGTACAGATACAGATTCAATTTTACTTTGATCTATAATTTCTATTGGAAAATCGAATTTCTTCCCATCAACATAAACATCGGGTTTACCATTCTCTTTTACTTTTATAACAATTTTTTCTTGTTTCTGATTTTTACCATTTTTCTTATTATTTTGTTGTGCTTGCGTTAGTGAAATTGATAATAATAAAAATGTAGTAAGGAATACGTTTTTCATAATTTTAAATATTTAATTGATTATAGTTTTAATGTTTGATGGAGTAAGTTAATCGTTGCTTGAATAAATAGTGATCAAATCATCTTCATAAAGAATACGCTGTTTCGATTGTATTGGCGTTGTGTCTGCAATCATGTTTAAAGCTTTATTCAATAAGATCTCTTTCTCATGATAACTGAGTTTTTTTTGATCTGGTGTATATATAAAAAGTGAAATTAGCAGTAATACCGATGCGGCAGCAGATATTATTCCTATTTGAATTCTTCGGGTTTTATTCTTTTTCTTTTGAAAAGAATCCCATAATGTAGTGTTCAAATTATCTGGAACGGCTATTTTATTACGTGTCACAAAAGCTGCCCAAGTTTGCAATGTAGCCTCTGAGTTGTCTGCATTCTCAAATAAAAATTGTTCCTCTTCTAAAGTACTTGTTCCTGCTTCATACTTTTCTATCAAGGTTTTAATAAGTTCCTTTTTCATAGCTATATGTTTTTTCTAATTCGGTACGTACTTGCTTTCTTGCACGTGATAATAAAACTCTTATATTCTCTACTTTAAGTTGCAGTGCAGAAGCTATTTCGGTAAACTCATAACCGTCAATATCTCTCATTATAAAAACTTCTTTCTGCTGTTGGGGTAACTTTTTAAGTACTTCTTCAATAATACTATTTAGTTCTTTCCACTCAAGTTCTATATGCTCATTTTTAGAGGCTAAAATTTTAAGAGGAATCGTAGAATCATCTAATACCAACTTTTTTTTCCTTAATAAATCAATGCAATGATTTCTAGCTGTTAAGAAAACAAAACCTGTAATATTAGGATGCTTCGCAATTTTCTTGCGTTTAACCCATAGTTTCATCATTATTTCTTGAATAGCATCTTCTGCATTTGCATTGTTTCCAAGCATACGCACAACCAAAGGAAACAAGCGTTCGGACAATGAAAATACTTTAAGCTTAAAATCGATCTTATTCATGTTATGTATATAACGATAAATTACAGGTATTCATAACAAAGAAAGTCGATTTTATTTTAGAATTACTTTAAGTATGCTGAAAATCAGGACAAAAAAAATGCCTAGCGAATTGCTAGGCATGTATAAAGTGTTATTTACTATTGAGGTTATGATTGATCAATTCATTCCATTTTTCGATGGATTCAAATTCACCACTAAGCTGAAAACTTATTGTAGCATCATAAAATTTTAAGATTGTATTGATTTTATTTTTATCAATAGGTATAAATTCTAAATTTAATTGTTCAACTTCTCTTTCTGCAG from Polaribacter sp. ALD11 includes the following:
- a CDS encoding ABC-F family ATP-binding cassette domain-containing protein; the protein is MLNVHNLTVSFMGTELFSGITFKLNKGDRIGLIGKNGAGKSTLLKVLSRDIESSGGTMAFDKDVQMGFLRQDIDFVEGRTILEEAYQAFEEIKEIELQLDEINEQLATRTDYESEEYSQLIIDLTEKTERYELLGGYNYQGDTEKILQGLGFQREDFDKLTDTFSGGWRMRIELAKLLLQNNDILLLDEPTNHLDIESIIWLENFLKGYSGAIVLVSHDKMFLDNVTNRTIEISLGQIYDYKKPYSEFLLLRGEIKEKQLQAQKNQEKEIKQKQHLINKFKAKASKASMAQSLMKQLDKVELIEVDQDDNQAMNVRFNISKEPGKIIVEAENLSKSYGDKHVLEGVDLLIERNSKIAFVGQNGQGKSTLAKMMVGEIPFEGHLKLGHNVEVGYFAQNQSEHLPPEKTVLQIMEDAASDSNRARVRDMLGSFLFGGDAADKKAKVLSGGERNRLALCKLLLSPFNVLIMDEPTNHLDIASKNVLKEALHNFNGTLILVSHDRDFLQGLTSTVYGFKDKEIKEYLGDIDYFLDQHKIENLREAEKRTVVKATKDTSKKESEQLSREQEKQLKKLKNKLSNVETEIADLEKEIEKVDLELAKNYDEVSNRPNFFEKYKAKKAKLDVVMEKWEKIEAEVSNFS
- a CDS encoding RNA polymerase sigma factor, which translates into the protein MNKIDFKLKVFSLSERLFPLVVRMLGNNANAEDAIQEIMMKLWVKRKKIAKHPNITGFVFLTARNHCIDLLRKKKLVLDDSTIPLKILASKNEHIELEWKELNSIIEEVLKKLPQQQKEVFIMRDIDGYEFTEIASALQLKVENIRVLLSRARKQVRTELEKTYSYEKGTY
- a CDS encoding DUF983 domain-containing protein: MFKKGTKIYSVTNSKCPRCHEGDFFKYKFTLNPSKITQLHDNCPKCDLRYMMEPSFFFGAMYVNYGLTVAISIATFLIATLLFSLTLLQSFAAIIIALLVLTPLNLRLSRIIWINMFVSYKKSI
- a CDS encoding gamma carbonic anhydrase family protein, giving the protein MAVIKPVNGKHPQIPEDCYVAENATIVGDVSLGKECSIWFNAVIRGDVHYIKIGNKVNIQDGAVIHATYLKSPTIIGNNVSIGHNAIVHGCTIKDNVLVGMGSIIMDDCIIESNSIIAAGAVITKNTHVESGSIYAGVPAKKVKDISQELISGEINRIADNYVKYSGWFKE
- a CDS encoding 1-aminocyclopropane-1-carboxylate deaminase/D-cysteine desulfhydrase, encoding MDFNSIKETENQQVFLPILEEKKVKLFIKREDLIHPFVSGNKFRKLKYNLQEATKLKKKSILTFGGAYSNHILATAVAGKLAGLKTFGIIRGDELGKNIAETIEGNPTLREAQNHGMKFHFVTREEYRQKTSFGFIEKMKNKWGDFYLIPEGGTNFLAVDGCQEILTKEDAEFNYICAAVGTGGTLAGLIKSLKRRQKVLGFPALKGNFLSEEIKKYTIKNDSWKLQKGYHFGGYAKSNPELIDFINNFKQETGILLDPIYTGKMVFGIIDLIKKDTFEEGTKILAIHTGGIQGIAGFNQELIKKNEQTINVE
- a CDS encoding tRNA-dihydrouridine synthase, coding for MSNTLLSSPLQGFTDYKFRNAFNHFFGGIDTFYSPYIRLNGKLVIKNSYQKDILLENNTELEVIPQIITNDVDEFLFVSKYVQELGYKELNWNLGCPYPMVTKRGMGSGLISDAEKINSILHKVHNESDILVSMKMRMGYENPEEILAVLPILDTYPLKNIAIHARIGKQLYKGGTNLEAFQKCLDNSKHKMYYNGDITSVAAFKKLQERFTTIDHWMIGRGLIADPFLPSMIKNDTTEYPKNRFDIFHEFHDRIHEEYDAALSGPTPIKMKMLGFWEYFSQSFANPQKTYKKIKKAQSPKNYAIAVNEIFKEAKNS
- a CDS encoding glucosaminidase domain-containing protein, with translation MKLKIVFSCLFLLVLSSCGSKKKVINKKNPGVVIVEPAPFNLPSVNEVELTKKLAKNNSRLNKETLAYIRKYAPIAVKEMHEYKIPASITLAQGILESGKGKSELALKSNNHFGIKCHRQWTGERVYHDDDERGECFRKYVYPETSYNDHSLFLTQRKRYAFLFDYNIRNYKKWAYGLRKAGYATDRKYPAKLLRIIKDYQLYEFDKVKKVRYTEEVKELNDGETFEKPVVIEKVEGNFYEVQKGDTLYSISRMFKISVANLKAINNLNDNIISVGQKLLVKK
- a CDS encoding mechanosensitive ion channel family protein encodes the protein MRKLFWLLFLVSFITNAQKDSIHVDLSSPHATLYTHLYFLQSDSYQPKKAAKTILGLPEKEAVKKVIRIKKILDGKGLFVDFEIVPKDPNFKDTIRYSSYQKYTPFPQKMPQISVEKVGDNWYYSSETVAKIDVLYSAVFPWYVQKIQNIIPEFGHKKILGIEYWQLFTAFIFILISVLLFYFFKRITFYLLNIIQQRITKTTDITFKKSLKKIARPISLLLVIGFIDKVFPSLQFSLETNTWVFLFMDIAAVVFWTYVFLNIVHILMKFYSVFTEKTHNRLDDQLSPILHNFFTGLVIIGGVLKLISLFGVDTTTILAGATIGGLAVALASQDTVKNLIGTIMIFLDKPFHIEDWIEAGDFAGTVEKVGFRSTTVRAADTSVYQIPNSRLSEIVINNKGLRLFRRYNTNLGLRYDTPPELIEAFVKGVREIIIEHPETRSDSYNVEFTGFGDSALLVMVNVYFKSLAWGVEQSSKHRLHIAIVKLAKELGVDFAFPSTTVTIENFPEKKGMNPKYDINKERISASITKVLEEFKNEHPNSEMKRNDT